One genomic segment of Suncus etruscus isolate mSunEtr1 chromosome 15, mSunEtr1.pri.cur, whole genome shotgun sequence includes these proteins:
- the SAMD8 gene encoding sphingomyelin synthase-related protein 1: MAGPHQLCIRRWTTKHVAVWLKDEGFVEYVDILCNKHRLDGVTLLTLTEYDLRSPPLEIKVLGDIKRLMLSVRKLQKIHADVLEEMGYSSDSPMGSMTPFISALSSTEWLCNGDPSHDCDGPISDLSSDQYQYMNGKSKHSVRRLDPEYWKTILSCIYVFIVFGFTSFIMVIVHERVPDMQTYPPLPDIFLDSVPRIPWAFAMTEVCGVILCYIWLLVLLLHKHRSILLRRLCSLMGTVFLLRCFTMFVTSLSVPGQHLQCTGKVYGNVWEKMRRAFAIWSGFGMTLTGVHTCGDYMFSGHTVVLTMLNFFVTEYTPRSWNFLHTLSWVLNLFGIFFILAAHEHYSIDVFIAFYITTRLFLYYHTLANTRAYHQSRRARIWFPMFSFFECNVNGTVPNEYCWPFSKPTIMKRLIG; this comes from the exons ATGGCCGGTCCTCATCAGCTTTGCATCCGTCGCTGGACCACCAAGCATGTTGCCGTTTGGCTGAAGGATGAAGGCTTCGTAGAGTATGTGGACATTCTGTGCAATAAGCATCGTCTAGATGGCGTCACGCTCCTCACTCTGACCGAGTATGATCTACGCTCTCCTCCTCTGGAAATCAAGGTCTTAGGTGACATTAAAAGGCTGATGCTTTCTGTCCGGAAGTTACAGAAGATACACGCTGATGTTCTGGAAGAAATGGGCTACAGCAGTGACAGTCCCATGGGCTCCATGACGCCCTTCATCAGCGCTCTCTCCAGCACGGAGTGGCTCTGTAATGGAGACCCTTCGCACGACTGTGATGGACCCATCAGTGACTTGAGTTCTGATCAGTACCAGTACATGAATGGCAAAAGCAAGCACTCTGTTCGAAGACTGGACCCAGAATATTGGAAGACCATATTGAGTTGCATATATGTTTTTATAGTCTTTGGATTTACATCATTCATTATGGTCATAGTCCACGAGCGAGTGCCTGACATGCAGACCTACCCGCCACTCCCTGATATATTTCTGGACAG CGTTCCACGGATCCCATGGGCCTTTGCCATGACAGAAGTATGTGGTGTGATTTTGTGCTATATTTGGCTCCTGGTTCTCCTTCTTCATAAGCACAG GTCAATCCTCCTGCGAAGGCTCTGCAGTCTGATGGGCACCGTCTTCCTGCTTCGCTGCTTCACCATGTTCGTCACCTCCCTCTCTGTGCCAGGACAGCACCTGCAGTGCACCGGGAAG GTTTATGGCAATGTTTGGGAGAAAATGCGCCGGGCTTTTGCCATTTGGAGCGGCTTTGGCATGACCCTGACCGGTGTCCACACTTGTGGGGATTACATGTTCAGTGGCCACACAGTCGTCTTAACTATGCTGAATTTCTTTGTCACTGAAT ATACGCCAAGGAGTTGGAATTTCTTGCACACTTTGTCGTGGGTTCTCAACCTCTTTGGCATCTTTTTCATCTTGGCCGCCCACGAACATTACTCCATCGATGTGTTCATCGCCTTTTATATCACAACGAGACTCTTTCTATACTACCATACTCTGGCCAACACCAGGGCGTACCACCAGAGTCGGAGGGCAAGGATCTGGTTCCCCATGTTTTCGTTTTTTGAGTGTAATGTTAATGGTACCGTCCCTAATGAGTATTGTTGGCCCTTCTCAAAGCCAACAATAATGAAAAGACTCATAGGGTGA